The Rhodocytophaga rosea genome has a segment encoding these proteins:
- a CDS encoding phosphoribosyltransferase family protein: MAGTTTLILDKTQTLQKIRRIAFEIYENNFQEDAIILAGIYDKGYLFAGILQQELSAIAPLKTTLVKVSLDKFTPLQSEIDLDCNIEVVRNKVIILLDDVLNTGRTLAYSLKPFLNVEIKKLQTAVIVDRNHKQFPISADYVGYSLSTTIQEHIEVNLEDSSNFGVYIS, from the coding sequence ATGGCTGGCACCACAACACTAATACTGGACAAAACACAAACCCTGCAAAAAATCAGAAGAATCGCTTTTGAAATTTATGAAAATAATTTTCAGGAGGATGCGATCATACTGGCAGGTATTTACGACAAAGGCTATCTGTTTGCAGGTATCCTGCAACAAGAACTTTCGGCTATTGCCCCATTAAAAACCACGCTGGTAAAAGTGAGCCTGGATAAGTTTACGCCCTTGCAAAGTGAGATCGACCTGGATTGTAATATCGAAGTAGTCCGCAACAAAGTAATTATTTTGCTGGATGATGTATTGAACACCGGACGTACACTGGCCTATAGCCTGAAACCGTTTCTAAATGTGGAAATTAAAAAACTCCAGACAGCGGTGATTGTAGACAGAAACCACAAGCAATTCCCGATTTCGGCAGATTATGTGGGCTATTCACTCTCTACTACCATTCAGGAACACATCGAGGTAAACCTGGAAGATTCCAGCAATTTCGGAGTATATATCAGCTAG
- a CDS encoding alpha/beta hydrolase, with the protein MLKTFRILCFFLSLSWIAQAAKVDTLVVYSKAMQKNLKNAVVLPSGYQAGKPMRVLYLLHGFSDSFDAWLTKPLPDKQLLSQMADKYNTIIVCPDGGYGSWYLDSPVSKEFQYETYIIKELIPNVDSKYKTMASREGRLISGLSMGGHGALYLAGRNPSIFIAAGSIAGALDISSINAERGGDIDKWFTKLLGPVTQYADRYKAHSVIHMTEKFKSSGLKLIVDCGTSDFLYEANKAFHKKMLEEGIPHEYTERPGEHNWTYFVNSLEYHMIFFQKVLAQLPQ; encoded by the coding sequence ATGTTAAAAACCTTTAGAATTCTTTGCTTTTTCTTAAGCCTCTCCTGGATAGCACAAGCAGCTAAAGTGGATACGCTGGTAGTATACAGCAAAGCCATGCAAAAAAATCTCAAAAATGCAGTAGTATTGCCTTCAGGTTACCAGGCTGGCAAACCAATGCGGGTTTTATATCTCTTACATGGATTTAGTGATTCATTCGATGCCTGGCTTACCAAACCCTTGCCTGATAAGCAGCTTTTGTCTCAAATGGCTGATAAATACAATACCATTATTGTTTGTCCGGATGGTGGTTATGGCAGCTGGTATCTGGATAGTCCGGTTAGTAAAGAATTTCAGTACGAAACGTATATCATTAAAGAACTTATCCCTAATGTAGACAGCAAGTATAAAACCATGGCTTCCAGAGAAGGAAGATTAATTTCTGGCTTAAGTATGGGTGGCCATGGGGCTTTGTACCTGGCTGGCCGGAATCCTTCTATATTTATTGCAGCCGGAAGTATTGCCGGCGCCCTGGATATTTCAAGCATTAATGCTGAAAGAGGGGGAGATATTGATAAATGGTTTACTAAACTGCTGGGGCCGGTTACCCAATATGCCGACCGCTATAAAGCACATTCAGTGATACATATGACCGAAAAATTCAAATCTTCAGGCTTGAAACTGATTGTGGATTGCGGCACTTCTGATTTTTTATATGAAGCGAACAAAGCTTTTCATAAGAAAATGCTGGAAGAGGGTATTCCACATGAATATACAGAAAGGCCCGGAGAACACAACTGGACGTATTTTGTCAATTCTCTGGAGTATCATATGATCTTTTTTCAAAAAGTGTTAGCCCAGTTGCCACAATAA
- a CDS encoding 3-keto-disaccharide hydrolase gives MKIIYLCFILVSIFCSSTCCQAQTKSLFNGKDLSGWHADVPDMDNNPSVKSPFIVRNGMLVSMGNPGGHLITDAIYQNYRLEVEYRFAGEPGNCGALVHASTPRALYKMFPKSIEVQMMHENAGDFWCIVEDISVPDMEKRRGDKNKWGTTEDKLRRILNLTDGTEKPLGQWNRMVIECLNDSVKVWLNNDLVNYGFNCTAQKGQIALQAEGAEVEFRKVALTPITKLSEKQ, from the coding sequence ATGAAAATCATTTATCTGTGCTTCATACTGGTCAGTATCTTTTGCAGTAGTACATGCTGCCAGGCACAAACCAAAAGCTTATTCAATGGCAAAGATTTAAGCGGGTGGCATGCAGATGTGCCGGATATGGATAATAATCCTTCTGTAAAATCACCCTTTATTGTCCGCAATGGCATGCTGGTGAGTATGGGAAATCCAGGTGGACATTTAATTACAGATGCAATTTACCAGAATTACCGCCTGGAAGTAGAATACCGCTTTGCCGGAGAACCTGGAAATTGTGGCGCTCTGGTGCATGCTTCTACTCCGAGGGCACTATACAAAATGTTTCCCAAATCCATTGAGGTACAAATGATGCATGAAAATGCCGGTGATTTCTGGTGTATTGTGGAAGATATTAGTGTACCGGATATGGAAAAGCGCCGGGGTGACAAAAATAAATGGGGCACCACCGAAGATAAATTGCGCCGCATTCTTAACCTGACAGATGGTACAGAAAAACCTCTGGGTCAATGGAACCGGATGGTGATCGAATGCCTGAATGATTCTGTTAAAGTCTGGCTTAACAACGACCTGGTGAATTACGGCTTCAACTGCACTGCACAAAAAGGACAAATTGCCTTGCAAGCGGAAGGGGCTGAAGTGGAGTTCAGAAAGGTGGCACTCACGCCTATTACCAAACTAAGTGAAAAACAATAG
- a CDS encoding glycoside hydrolase family 3 N-terminal domain-containing protein gives MLKKVLVLFLLPSIIFLSIASEKEPAKYAYKANQSRWVDSVFNALDADERIGQLFMVAAYSNQNEKHQKEIESLIRNQSIGGLIFFQGGPVRQANLTNKYQSISKVPLLIGMDAEWGLGMRLDSTISYPRQMTLGAIADNDNIYRMGEEIARQCKRLGVHINFAPVVDINSNQNNPVIGVRSFGEDKENVAAKGIAYMQGLQHNGIMANAKHFPGHGDTDTDSHVALPVINHSRKRMSETELYPFKKLFADSLMSVMVAHMYVPAYDETKNRATTLSKPVVTDLLKKELGFKGLVFTDALNMKGVSQSHKAGEVDMLALLAGNDVLLFSEDVPEAIKQIKKAIRGKKITQAEVDAKVKKILSGKYWAGLHTIDPIETAHLHADLNNPQARLVNRNLYQQALTVVRNERNLIPYRMLDTTSFASVSIGLSADNEFQQTLSKYTFVQQYTLPADKATDAEYEILLEKLSNFKVVMVSIHKMNNAASKSYGISQQTRTFIERLRTKTQMSLVVFGNPYSLKYFDRINHLVCAYEDNELTQSLAAQVLFGAIEAKGKLPVTAGEPYVSGTGVVTESLRRLGYTAPEDAGMSSTFLESGIDSIVNASIKDFVMPGCQVLVAKNGKVVFNKSYGHLSYDSLEPVLPTTMYDIASVTKVAATLQAVMFLHERQLLDVNQKASFYLPELKGSNKENMLIRDILMHQAGLIAYLAHWEKTKTRTGLSSTFYSQIQNNLYPLEIAPGMYGMAALEDSLWKWTIQSRLLYKPKKQAQHRFEYSDLGFYMMQKVAERLLNQPIEDFLSQNFYQPLGLHTLTFNPLCKFTESCIAPTEKDKIFRGQLIRGSVHDQGAAMMGGVAGHAGLFSNANDLAILMQMNLQKGDYGGRRYFLEPTIPVFTKSYNKGNRRGLGWDRPRPEGGGQVSDLASRNSFGHSGFTGTFAWVDPEEELVYIFLSNRVYPTAHNEKLMKYNVRRNVQDVIYKSIINYQTLNHTSVTSIKKSE, from the coding sequence ATGTTGAAAAAAGTTTTGGTGCTGTTTCTTTTACCGTCTATTATTTTCTTATCGATTGCCTCTGAAAAAGAGCCAGCAAAATATGCTTATAAAGCCAACCAAAGCAGGTGGGTAGATAGCGTTTTTAACGCTCTGGATGCAGACGAACGCATCGGGCAATTGTTTATGGTAGCTGCTTATTCTAACCAGAATGAGAAACATCAGAAGGAAATTGAATCATTAATTCGCAACCAGAGTATTGGCGGACTTATATTTTTTCAGGGCGGACCAGTAAGGCAAGCCAATTTAACTAACAAATACCAGTCTATTTCTAAAGTTCCTTTACTGATTGGTATGGATGCAGAATGGGGCTTGGGCATGCGTTTAGACAGTACCATCAGTTATCCCCGGCAAATGACCTTGGGAGCCATTGCTGATAACGACAATATCTACCGCATGGGCGAAGAAATTGCCCGTCAGTGTAAACGGCTGGGGGTACATATTAATTTTGCTCCGGTCGTAGATATAAATAGTAACCAGAATAATCCTGTCATCGGTGTAAGGTCTTTTGGGGAAGATAAAGAAAATGTAGCGGCCAAAGGAATTGCCTATATGCAAGGCTTACAGCACAATGGGATTATGGCCAATGCCAAACATTTTCCCGGACATGGTGATACTGATACCGATTCTCATGTGGCCCTTCCTGTAATTAATCATTCCCGCAAACGGATGAGCGAAACAGAATTGTATCCGTTTAAAAAGCTTTTTGCTGATAGCCTGATGAGTGTAATGGTAGCACATATGTATGTGCCGGCCTATGACGAAACTAAAAACCGGGCTACAACCCTTTCTAAACCAGTGGTAACAGACCTGCTGAAAAAAGAATTAGGCTTTAAAGGTTTAGTTTTTACTGATGCCTTAAATATGAAGGGTGTAAGCCAGTCGCACAAAGCCGGCGAAGTAGATATGCTCGCGCTACTGGCAGGAAACGATGTATTATTGTTTTCAGAAGATGTTCCGGAAGCAATTAAGCAGATTAAGAAAGCGATCCGGGGTAAGAAAATAACTCAGGCTGAAGTAGATGCGAAAGTGAAAAAAATATTATCCGGCAAATACTGGGCAGGCTTACATACCATAGATCCTATAGAAACAGCACATTTGCATGCTGACCTCAATAATCCGCAAGCCAGATTGGTAAATCGCAATTTATATCAGCAGGCGCTAACAGTGGTACGAAATGAACGTAATCTGATTCCTTACCGTATGCTGGATACTACTAGCTTTGCTTCAGTTTCTATTGGATTATCAGCGGATAATGAGTTTCAGCAAACCTTAAGCAAATACACTTTTGTCCAACAGTATACTTTGCCTGCCGACAAAGCTACGGATGCTGAATATGAAATTCTGCTGGAAAAATTGAGCAATTTTAAGGTGGTGATGGTAAGTATCCATAAGATGAATAACGCTGCTTCAAAGTCATATGGAATAAGCCAGCAAACCCGTACATTCATTGAAAGGCTGCGCACTAAAACACAGATGTCATTGGTTGTATTTGGAAATCCATATAGCCTGAAATATTTTGATCGGATTAATCACCTGGTTTGTGCCTATGAAGACAATGAACTTACCCAGAGTCTGGCAGCTCAGGTGTTGTTTGGCGCTATTGAAGCAAAAGGAAAACTGCCGGTAACGGCTGGCGAGCCCTATGTTTCAGGTACAGGTGTCGTTACAGAATCCCTGAGAAGACTAGGTTATACTGCTCCTGAAGATGCAGGAATGAGTTCTACTTTCCTGGAATCCGGAATAGATAGTATTGTAAATGCATCCATCAAAGATTTTGTAATGCCCGGCTGTCAGGTATTGGTGGCCAAGAACGGGAAAGTGGTGTTCAATAAATCCTATGGGCATTTATCCTATGATTCTCTGGAGCCAGTATTGCCTACCACTATGTACGATATTGCTTCTGTAACTAAAGTAGCAGCAACCTTGCAGGCGGTGATGTTTTTACACGAAAGACAACTGCTGGACGTAAATCAGAAGGCTTCTTTTTACCTTCCGGAACTGAAAGGCAGCAATAAAGAAAATATGCTCATCCGGGATATTTTGATGCATCAGGCAGGACTTATCGCCTATCTTGCCCACTGGGAAAAAACAAAAACCCGCACTGGGTTGAGTTCTACCTTTTATAGTCAGATTCAAAATAACTTATATCCTTTGGAAATTGCGCCTGGCATGTATGGCATGGCTGCTCTGGAAGATTCTCTCTGGAAGTGGACCATTCAATCCAGGTTATTGTATAAACCTAAAAAACAGGCTCAACACCGATTTGAATATAGTGATTTAGGTTTTTACATGATGCAAAAAGTGGCCGAAAGATTACTAAACCAGCCTATTGAAGATTTTTTAAGCCAGAATTTTTATCAACCCTTAGGTTTACATACACTTACTTTTAATCCGCTTTGCAAGTTTACTGAATCGTGTATTGCGCCCACAGAAAAAGATAAAATTTTCAGAGGACAGCTCATTAGAGGAAGTGTTCATGACCAGGGTGCAGCCATGATGGGTGGTGTAGCCGGCCATGCTGGTTTATTTAGTAATGCCAACGATCTGGCTATTCTGATGCAGATGAACTTACAAAAAGGAGATTACGGAGGCAGACGCTATTTTCTCGAACCTACTATTCCGGTTTTCACCAAAAGCTATAACAAAGGCAACCGGCGAGGCTTAGGCTGGGACAGACCCCGGCCAGAAGGTGGTGGACAAGTTTCTGACCTTGCTTCCAGAAATTCATTTGGGCATTCCGGATTTACCGGCACATTTGCATGGGTTGATCCTGAGGAGGAGCTTGTATATATTTTCCTTTCTAACCGGGTATATCCCACTGCACACAACGAGAAACTAATGAAATACAATGTGCGCCGGAATGTACAGGATGTGATCTACAAATCCATTATCAATTACCAGACATTGAATCATACCAGTGTGACCAGCATCAAAAAATCGGAGTAA
- the mutL gene encoding DNA mismatch repair endonuclease MutL: MTDIIRLLPDAIANQIAAGEVVQRPASVVKELLENSVDAKSTSIQLIIREAGKSLVQVIDDGMGMSETDARMSFERHATSKIRTSDDLFSIRTLGFRGEALASIAAVAQVELRTRRSSDELGSLIRVEASQIKVQEATASLPGTNLSVKNLFFNVPARRNFLRSNAVEMRHVLDEFQRVALANPEISFALYHNDAEVYNLPAGKLSHRIVSIFGKNYREQLAPCQEETPFVKVTGYIGKPEFARKTRGEQFFFVNNRYVRHNYLHHAVMSAFEGLLPDDSYPFYVLFIEIDPVHIDINVHPTKTEIKFDDERSVYAIVLASVRKALGSHNIAPSLDFGFNVNFPTLDTKPIFDNGFSSEGSSDSNSYEKTPREKSNLQNWTALYQEFQRSFPKEQIPEETPETVVRQSLTFESKVNVTPADSPVPEPVETERVMPVFQLHNRFIITQVKSGMMLIDQQAAHERILYDKFKANLHEAKGISQQSLFPVTIDLNPSDFQLLMEIQEEVSQLGFVLRVLGKNTVVVEGIPAEAALGREKELIEGLIEQFKWNQAQINLNPKENIARSMARRSAMKRGIRLSHEEMSKLVEKLFASSNPNYAPDGSPTLTVLNLEKINSFFIK; the protein is encoded by the coding sequence ATGACAGATATTATCCGTTTGTTGCCGGATGCAATTGCCAATCAGATTGCAGCAGGTGAAGTAGTGCAGCGCCCGGCATCTGTCGTGAAGGAATTACTTGAAAACTCAGTAGATGCTAAGAGTACTTCCATTCAGCTCATCATCAGGGAAGCCGGAAAATCGCTGGTGCAGGTAATTGATGATGGTATGGGCATGTCGGAAACAGATGCCAGAATGAGCTTTGAGCGCCACGCTACTTCTAAAATCCGCACGTCTGATGATCTGTTTTCCATCCGCACATTAGGCTTCCGGGGAGAAGCACTGGCTTCCATCGCAGCGGTAGCCCAGGTAGAATTACGTACCCGACGGTCCTCCGATGAACTGGGAAGTCTGATCCGGGTGGAAGCATCGCAGATAAAAGTACAGGAAGCCACAGCCAGCCTGCCAGGTACAAATCTATCCGTAAAAAACCTGTTTTTTAACGTACCAGCCCGGCGTAATTTTCTGCGTTCCAATGCAGTGGAAATGCGGCATGTGCTGGATGAATTTCAAAGAGTAGCCCTGGCGAATCCGGAGATTAGTTTTGCGCTATATCATAACGATGCAGAAGTATACAACCTGCCCGCAGGTAAGCTAAGTCACCGGATTGTAAGTATTTTTGGAAAGAATTACCGGGAACAATTAGCGCCCTGCCAGGAAGAAACACCTTTTGTAAAAGTGACCGGGTACATTGGTAAACCTGAGTTTGCCCGGAAAACGAGAGGTGAGCAATTTTTCTTTGTAAACAACCGGTATGTGCGTCATAATTATTTGCATCATGCGGTAATGAGCGCCTTTGAAGGATTATTGCCTGACGATAGTTATCCGTTTTATGTGTTGTTCATTGAAATAGATCCGGTTCATATAGATATTAATGTGCATCCGACGAAGACAGAGATAAAGTTTGATGACGAGCGTTCGGTATATGCCATTGTGCTGGCTTCGGTGAGAAAGGCTTTAGGTTCGCATAATATTGCGCCTTCTCTGGATTTTGGGTTCAATGTTAATTTTCCAACGCTAGATACAAAGCCCATCTTCGATAATGGGTTTAGTAGTGAAGGTAGTTCGGACAGTAATTCCTATGAAAAAACGCCTAGGGAAAAATCTAACCTTCAAAACTGGACGGCTTTGTACCAGGAGTTTCAGCGAAGCTTTCCAAAAGAACAAATTCCGGAAGAAACCCCTGAAACTGTAGTGCGGCAATCACTCACCTTTGAGAGTAAAGTAAATGTGACTCCGGCTGATTCGCCGGTACCAGAACCTGTGGAAACAGAAAGGGTAATGCCTGTTTTTCAGTTACACAACCGGTTTATTATTACGCAGGTAAAAAGTGGTATGATGCTCATCGATCAGCAGGCGGCTCATGAACGCATTTTGTATGATAAGTTTAAAGCCAATTTGCACGAAGCCAAAGGTATTTCCCAGCAATCTTTGTTTCCGGTAACTATCGACCTGAATCCTTCAGATTTTCAGTTGCTAATGGAAATTCAGGAAGAAGTGAGCCAGCTAGGGTTTGTATTGCGTGTCCTGGGAAAAAATACTGTCGTGGTAGAAGGGATTCCGGCAGAAGCAGCTCTGGGCAGGGAGAAAGAGTTGATTGAAGGCTTAATTGAACAATTTAAGTGGAACCAGGCGCAGATTAATCTTAATCCCAAAGAGAACATTGCCCGTTCAATGGCTAGGCGGTCGGCTATGAAACGGGGCATCCGATTATCTCATGAGGAAATGAGTAAGCTGGTAGAAAAATTATTTGCCTCCTCGAATCCGAATTATGCGCCAGATGGTAGCCCTACGCTCACCGTGTTGAATTTAGAGAAAATCAATAGTTTTTTTATTAAATAA